A stretch of DNA from Mycolicibacterium celeriflavum:
ACCTCGGCACCGACGGAATCGGCTACATCAACGGGGATCTGACTGTCGCGATGGCGCGCCTGCCGGTCGACGACTGGATTCTCGTGCAGGGCGACTCGCACTGGGCCGCCGACGGCATCGCAGTGGGCACCGCGACGCTGTTCGACCGCCAGGGCGCGTTCGGGTCCGGCATGGTGACGGCGGTGGCGAATCCGTCGGCGCAGATCGACTTCAGAAATCGACCGTTTCCCAGGGGCGAGATCAACTACGAGTGATCGCGGCTCACAAGGCTGCGGTCAGGACTTTTTGCGCGTCGTCCGGCCTGCTGAGGATTTGTTGCTCGGCGGCTGGCTCGAACCTCGACTCGCGAACCGGCCGACGGTGGAAACCCCTGGGATACGCGACACGGAGTTGTACACGTCGTTTCCGGTCGCCACGAGCGCCTCGAGTTGCGGCAGGATCGAATCCATGGTCCGGATCATCGGGTCGGCCAACGCGAGATAGCGTTCCGCGCGGTCGATCGCCGCGTTGAGGCGCTCTGTTGCAGCGGCCAGATTCTCGATGAGATCCGGCATCTGACTGGCCAGCTGTATCGACGCCGGCGGGATGCGCATGGCTTCGTTCGCGAGGGACTGTGCGGTCTCGGCAGCCGATTGCGCGGCTTCCTTGATCTCCTTGGGGGTGGGAACCTTTGGGCTCATGTGACAACGATGCCGCACGGTGATCAGGTTGTCCGTTGATTGGGCAAACGCATACCGTACGGGGCCTGAGGAGGCTGCGTCACACCGGCGTAGCGCTAACGAACAGTGGGAGAGCGGGGGCACCAGTGTTGCCGGAAAGCCTCTGCCACTTCTCGTTTCCGGTCCGGCGCGTGTTGACGTTTCGTTCAGTTGTACCGGTGACGCCTATGGGTGACGGGGCGGGCTCGGGAGCACGGCGCCCGGGTTGAGAACACCAGCTGGGTCGACGATGCTCTTGGCGGCGGTCAGCGCCGCCGCGAACGGTTCTGGACGCTGCCGGTCGTACCATACTCGATGGTTGCGGCCGACGGCATGATGATGGGTGATGGTGCCGTCGTTGGCGATGATGGCCTCGGATACGGCGGCCTTGATCTCATCCCATTGCGTGACGGTGCCGCCCCAGCGGCCCCCGGCGTAGATGCCGTAGTAGGGGGCGGGCCCGTCGGGATAGACGTGGGTGAACCGGCAGGTGACGACCCCGGCACCACAGACCTTGGCGATCGCCGTGCGTGCCGCTTCGGTGACGGCGCGGTGAAGTGCCTCGAAGTGGTCCCAGGTGCAGGCTGTTTCGAATGTCTCGACAATCATCGAGCGTCGAGCCAGCGCGTCTCGCTGGTAGGGCATCCGCAGAAACGAGGAGCGCCACGTCGCTGCTGCTTCCCGACTGCCGTCCGCTGCCGAATGCTCAGTCGCGGCGTCCCTGCTGCGTCGTGAACTGACGGTGCCGCCGTGGTCGGCGGCCAACTGCACGGCGCGGTCGAGCCAGCTGTCCACGGGATGATCGGCGGACTCGAATGCGACCAGCAGCAGCCCGCCACCGACCGTCACGCCGGCGTTGATGAACGCTTCGGCGGCGTCAAGGAGTCGGCAGTTCGATGGGTACAGGCCGGCTTGGGCGATCGCCCGGGTGGCGCCCACCGCGCGGTGGTAGTCATCGAAGGCGATGGAGGCGCTCACCTGCCACACCGGCCGGCGCTGCAGCCGCATCCACGCCTCGGTGATCACGCCGAGAATGCCTTCGGAGCCAAGAAACATGCGGTCCGGCGACGGGCCGGCGCCCGAACCCGGCATGCGCCGAGACTCATTGACGCCCACGGGTGTGACAACGCGCATCGACTCCGTCAGGTCGTCTATATGCGTGTAGAGGGTGGCGAAGTGCCCGCCCGCGCGGGTGGCCAACCAGCCGCCGAGAGTGGAATACGCGAATGACTGCGGGTAGTGGCGCAGCGTCAGGCCGTGCGGCCGCAGCTGGCTCTCCAGCGCGGGGCCGTAGATGCCGGCCTGGATGCGTGCGGCGCGGCTGGTGGCGTCGATGTCGAGGACTTGGTTCAGATGGCACAAGTCGAGTGAGACCGCCGGCCCGTCGAACCGAGGCTCGACACCGCCGACCACCGAGCTACCTCCGCCGTAGGGAATCACCGGCGTTGCGGTCGCTGAGCACCAGTCCAGCACGTCGACCACGTCGCGTTCGGTGCGGGGCCGAGCGACTATGTCCGGAATGTGCTCGATCTGACCGAGCAAGTTGCGCACCACATCCCGGAAAGCTTTACCGCGCGCGTGAGACAACCGGTCGACGGGGTCAGTGCTGCACAGGTCGGAAAGGGCGGCCGGTGGACGAATGCGGGACGGTGCGATGCCGAGTGCGCTTGGCTGCGGCGGTGCATGGTCGGTGAAATCGTGATCGGGCAGCATCGCCTTTGTCCGAGAGACCAACTCGGCGGCCTCGGCCGGCGACAGCGCCTCGGCGCTGGTTCCCCAACCCCACCATGAACGTTGCCCTGTCATCGTCATAACCGCCTTCAGCTCAATGGAGTTCGGTGTGGAGCGTAGCGCTGCGAGGGATTGCGGCGAGTTACCCGTGGCGCAGCGGGGAGTGTTCCGCATCGATACAGAGCCGCGCAGCGTCCTAGTTAGTACTTCACCCGGAAGTTGCCGACCAGCTGAATCATGTTGTTGTCGGGATCGGTGATCGGAAATAGTCGTACGCCCTTGTTGGCGTCGATGATCTCGCCAGTGCCAAGACCCATCTCGCGAAGTTCGCGAACGCCTTCCTCGAAGTCAGACAGGGCCAAGTTGAGCATGCCGTTGCCCGCACGCGCGGGGTCCTCGGTCACCTGCACCCAGCCGCCGTCGGTGACCTGCCATTCGACCAGGTTCGGCATCGGGTTGTTGTCGGGTTCGCGTCCGAACAGCGTGGTGTACCAGGCCCGGCCGGCGTCGATATGACTGACCGCGACGACGGCCAGGACGAACTCAACATGCGCCATGGTCAGTGCTCCTTTGAATCAGCGACTGCGGCGAATTCCGCTGCCAGGGTGTCTAATTGCTGCGCGGTTCCGTGTTCTCTCCACTCGGGCTGCTCCTGTCCGGGTAGATAGACTCCGTGCTCGGTCAGCACCACCCAGGTGTTGGCATCTTCTGCCCGGAACTCGACACTGGTTACCGAGACCGTCGACAGTCGGTCCTCGGTGTGCAGGGTCGACGTCGTGAGAATTCGTTCGTTGAGCACGATTTCGGCGTAGCGCGCCTCATAGGTGAGAGCACGACCTTCTCCATCGAACCCCTTGACCGTCTCGAGTCCGCCTACCACAAAGTCCTGAGAGTGCTCGGCCCCTTGGGCCATCCAGCGTCTCCGCGCTTTTGGATCCGCCCAAGCCTGAAAGACCCGCTCGACCGAGGCCGGATAGCGACGCTCCAGGGTGAACGTCGAGTGGGTTATCTCCATGATCAATTTCCCTTCAGATAGTCATCGAGCTGATCAAGCTGCCGTTCCCGCTCCGTTCGTTGGCGGCCGAGCCACTGCTCGGCTTCACGCAACGCCTTGGGTTCGATCCGGCAGCTACGCACTCGGCCGACCTTCTCGGTGACGATCACGCCGGCTGCCTCGAGCACTTGCAGGTGCTGCATCACCGCGGGCAGCGACATCGTGAGCGGCTCGGCCAGCGCCTTGACCGACGCTGGGCGGCGCACCAGCCGCTCGACGATCGCCCGTCGGGTCGGGTCCGCGAGCGCCTGGAACACGCGGCCGATCCGATCGGAAGCGGATTGGTTAGGCACATACTTAACTATTGCGGCCGACCGCTGGAAAGTCAAGCAACTTCTTAACCATGCAGACGCATCGACGTAGCCGGGTTGGCGCAGCCGCGCTCGGCGAGGCGGGAGGAAATTGCTCGGCTCCTGGCCGACCATTCAATTCAAAGCATGTCGCGTCAATAAGCCGGCGCCACAAGCCAATTCGTCACAGTGACGTATCGTCGGTGGAATAGGGGAGACGGGGAGCGGGTGAACGGCGAGCCGTCGTGGGCGAGCCGGAAGCCGAGCCGTACTGCGCCCAGGTCTCGGCGCGGCGACTGTCGACGGCGGCTGAAAATTGACCCCCTGGCGGCAGGTGAAAATTGACCCCCTGCCGGTGGTGGTTGGTGATTATTCCTCAGTGGTGGTGGTCGCGGCAGGTGTGCGGCCAAGGTCTCGGTCTTTGAGTCGGTAGCTGTCTCCTTTCAGGGCCACCGACGGAACGCAAAGCTGCAGTTGACCGTCGTTCTGGCTCCGGCGGAGGCTGTCCCCGGGTTGTATGTGCATCCTGATCACCGCCGTCGACGGCGGCGGCCGGTTGTTCGGAGTGAGTTGGATGTCTAGTGATGATGACCGCATATCTAGTGTTATATGCCGCATGAGTCGCTGTATTTGGGATATTGATCGCTATCTCGCTGTATCTACAGTCGTCGATCGCCGACACGCGGCAGTAAATAATAGACGCCACGGATGGAGGGGCTTAGGCTCGGGCGTGGGAGGTGAGGCCGGTGAGCGACATGACACGGCTTCGGGCGCTGACCGAGGCGGGGTTGTTGCATCCGAATCCGGATGGGGTGTTGGCGCCGTTGTTCACCGGCGAGTCAGGTTTCTTTCTGGCCTCCGACAAGGTGCAGGTGAAGTACGAGATGTTGCGGGCGCGTCTGGTGGACGGCCTGCCGGTATCGGAAGTTGCTGCAGCACACGGCTATTCGCGCGCAGCGTTCTATCTGGTGGCGGCGGCGTTCGACCAGTCGGGGATGGCCGGACTGGTGGACGAGCGGCGGGGCCGTCGCGGACCGATCAAGCTGCGCCCGGAGATCGTGGAGTTCATCCGCGCCGACGCCGGGTCGGGGGCCCAGATCGCCGAACAGGTGGCCGACCGGTTCGGGGTGCGGTTGCACCGGCGCACCATCGAGCGGGTGCGCGACCGGTGAGCGCCCGGTCGTTCTGGCCGCCGGTCGAAGCGGCGCAGGTCGACTACGAAACACTGCGCGCGCACGTGCTCGAGCACTCCCGGCTACCGGCAGGTCTGGCTGCGGCCCGGTTCGCCCGCCGCGGCCTGACGGGGTTGATCGCGTGGCCCAGCGCCGAGCCGGTGTTCGTCGCCGAACTCCTCGCCGCTGCCCGTCCGGCATGGACACCGCACGAGGATCCGCGCGTGTCGGCACTGGCCGCGGGCTATCAGTTCCTGCTCGACGCCGCCGCACGCGTGGATTCGGTTGCTGCACTGGCACTACCGGGGACAGGCCTGCGGTGAGGGCGGCGCTGTATGCGCGGGTGTCCACCGAGCGCCAAGCCGATCGCGGCACCATCGGCTCACAGCTGGCGCTGCTGCGCGATCACATCACCGCCGCCGGTGACGAGCTGGTTGGCGAGTACGTCGACGACGGGCATTCCGGCGCCCGACTGGACCGCCCCGGCCTGGACGCGTTACGTGATGCCGCCGAGGTCCGGGCTCGTGGAACGGGTGTGGTGCCTGTCGCCGGACCGGCTCGCCCGCGCCTACGCATACCAGGTGCTGGTGCTCGACGAGCTGGACCGCTTCGGGGTCACCGTGGCATTCACCGACTCGCCTGGGCTGGCCGCCGACGACCCGCAAGCCACCCTGCTCACCCAGGTCCAAGGCGTGATCGCCGAATACGAGAAAGCCAAGATCGCCGAACGATACCGGCGCGGCAAACTGTTCCGAGCCCGCGCCGGCGAGATCGTCACCTGGAAAGCCTCCTACGGCTACCGCCGCATTCCCCGCAGCCCCGCCACCGGCCAGGCCCACCACGAGGTCTACGAGCCCGAGGCCGCGGTGGTGCGGCGGATCTTCACCGACCGCGCCGCCGGCATCACCGTGCGCGAAATCTGTCGCCGGCTCAACGCCGACGGGGTGCCCTCGCCGACCGGCAAACCCACCTGGGGCCATTCCACGCTCAGCCGGCTGCTGCGCAACGAGGCCTACATCGGCCGGGTGTACTACAACCGCACCGAATCGGTGCCCGACCGGCGCCCCACCCGCCGCAACCGACAGGTCCCGCGCGACCGCGACGAATGGATCCCCATCGAATGCCCCCGGATCATCTCCGACGAGCTGTTCCAGGCCGCAAGCCGAGTCGCCACCGACAACAGCAAGTGGAGCCCGCGCCGCGCCGAACCCGGCCAGTGGCTGCTCAAAGGCCTTGTCAAATGCGGTGTTTGCGGTGTCGGCACCAACTGCCACAAGATGCGCGGCCGCAACGGATCTGGCACCGCTACTACTACTGCCGCAACCACGACCCGCTGCGCGCCGGCGGCGAACAACACCGCTGCCCCGAACGCAACATCCGCGCCGACGCGCTCGACACATTCGTGTTCGACCACATTCGCGCCGCGATCACCCACCCGACCAACTACTGGCCGGCGAACAAGCGGTCACCCTGCACACGCCCATCCCCGACGACGAACTCCTCAGCGCCGAACTGGCCCGGCTGGACCGAAAGATCGACGCCGCCGACGCCGAACGGCGCCGCCTGATCGACCTCTACCAGGGTGGGTTTATCGAACTTCCCGAAATGCAGCGCCGCGCCACCGAAGTCGCCGCACGCCGAAAGAGCTGCAGCACAAGCGAACCAGCCTCGCTCACGAACGAACTGCGCTCGCCCGCGACAACCAGCTCCGCCGCCGCGTCCACGATTTCGCCGCCCGCATCCACGCCGTCATCGACACTCTCGACGACATCCAGAAACAACAGCTGTTGCGCCTACTCGTCGAAGACGTACGGGTCACCGGCTGGCACGTCCAGATCCGGCTCCGCATCGCGCTGGACCCGCCACCACCCGACCCGCCACAGCCGACCAGCCCAACAGGCAAACCGTTGCCAGTCCCGCACCCAGTGTCAACCCAAGACCGTTTGCGTTCCGTTAGTGAAGATGACTTCGGCGTGGTGCACGAGGCGGTCGATCATGGCGGCGGCCACGACGTCGTCACCGAACACTTCGCCCCAGCGGCCGAAGGCCTTGTTGGAAGTGACGATCAGGCTGGCCCGTTCGTAGCGGGCCGAGACCAGTTGGAAGAACAGGTTGGCGGCCTCGGGTTCGAATGGGATGTAGCCGACTTCGTCGATGACGAGCAGCGGGTAGCGCCCGAGTCGGGTCAGTTCGGCGTGGATGCGCCCGGCGTGGTGGGCTTCGGCCAGTCGCGCTACCCATTCGGCGGCGGTGGCGAACAGGACCCGGTGGCCGGCTTGGCAGGCCCGCATGGCCAGTCCGATCGCCAGGTGGGTTTTGCCGGTGCCGGGTGGGCCGAGGAAGACTACATTGTCGCGGGCGGCGACGAAGTCCAGGGTGCCCAGGTGAGCGATGGCGTCGCGTTTGAGTCCGCGGGCATGGTCGAAGTCGAATTCCTCCAATGACTTTCGGGCCGGGAATCGGGCGGCGCGGATGCGTCCTTCACCGCCATGGGATTCGCGGGCCGAAACCTCGCGTTGCAGACAGGCCGCCAGGTATTCCTCATGGGTCCAGTTCTCCGCCCGGGCCCGCTCGGCTAGCCGGGCAATCGAGTCGCGCAGGGTCGGGGCTTTAAGTGCGCGAGTCAGATAGGCCAGCTCGCCGGCGACGTCCCGGCCGGCCGCAGTGGTGGTTTTGGTAGTCCCCATCAGGCTGCCCCACCATCGAGATCGACCCCGAACGCGGTGTCATAGGACGACAGCTCGCGCACCGGCACCTCGGATTCTAATGGCGGTGTCGGGGTCTGGATTCTTCTACGCCGCAACACCTTGGCCGCCTCCACATGCACCGGATCAGAGATCGTCTGATGGGTCGCCCAGATTCGCGCATGCTCGGCCACCGGTTGGCCGTCGCAGACCACGTGCACCCGTTGCAGGTCGGCGCGCACCAACACCCGGCGCCCGACTGCGGCAGGGTGCACCGAGTAGTCGTTGCCGTCAAGGCGGATGTAGTGATCACGTGGCAGCCGCAACGACGAACACCAGCCGGTGGCCGGTGCCACCGGCGGTAATCCCAGCATCGCCGCCCGATCCGCCTCGATCCGGTCGGTCGGGGCGCAGCCAAGCGCTCGGCGGGTGCGGGTGTTGACCACGGCCAGCCAATCGGTCATCTGGGTGTTGAAATCGGCCGGCGAGGCGAAGGTGCGGCCAGGTAGAAACGAACGCTCCAGGTAGTCATGGGCTCGTTCGATAAGCCCTTTGGCTTCCGGGTCGGCGGGCTTGCAGACGATGACCTTGGTGGCCAGCACCCCGCGAAAGGCCTGACATTCCTTGGTCAGCTCAACGCGCCCCGCGCGCCAACGCCCGATCGCACCCTCACCGTCCCACACCAAGGCTCGCGGCACCGCGCCGAGCCGGCTGATCAGCTCCCACCACCCAGCGAACAGATCCTCAGCACGCCGGGTGGGGAGCAAGATGGCCATCAGCCATCGCGAGTAGGCACTGATCATCGTCAGTACCGGCAACCGGGTGGCGGTGCGGGTCTGGCCAAAGCCGACCGCGATCTCTACCGGCGGGAACCACAGATCGCACTGGGCGATCTCTCCGGCGGCATAGGCGGTGCGCGAGGCCGGATCTGGCGGCAGATACACCGGCCGCAACTCAGCCACCCGCGCCGAGAGCACCCGGATCGAGCGGGTCCAGCCGATCCGCTCGGCGATCACCGTCGCCGGCATCCGTGGATAGGCCTGCAGCAGTTCGCGGATCCGCGGTACAGCCTCATCGACGATCGAACCCCGCGGTGGCCGTTCGTACTTCGGCGGCACATCCGAGGCCAACGCCGACTTCACGGTGTTCTTCGAAACCCCCAGCACCCGCGCGATCACCTTGATCGGCAGGCCCTCGGCACGGCGCAGACGACGGATCTCGGCCCAATCTTCCACAGACAACATTCCCTTCTGGTCCTCCTGGCTCGACTAGAGCCAGGCCACCGGACCAGGGGGTCAAAATTCAGTTGCCGCGCCGGGGTCAGTTTTCACGTGCCGCTGACAGCGACAAGACGACGTCCTCGGCGCAGATTCAATGAGAAAGGTGTCGGCTGGCGCAGATATGCAGATTTGTTGAGGCCCGAAAACACTTCCCATCGAATTCGACGCTCGACGGGCCAGGCAAAACCATAGCACCGAATAGCACTGTGCCACAGTGCAACTCGCGCCGGTGCCGGTAACGGTGCGTGCTCAAGAGGTGCGAATTGCGGGGGAGTGGAGCATGCGCACATCGCAGCGTCCGGAGCGTGGCCATATCTCAGGCTAGTTTACGGCTAGATGTGTGGCTATAATGGGCCGCATGCGATCGATTCCGCTCGGCGAGGCCAAAGACAAGCTGTCGGCGCTGGTCGATGACGCCGAAGCCACGCACGACATCATTACCATCACCAAGCACGGGCGACCTGCGGCCGTCCTGATGTCGGCCGATGACCTCGAATCGCTGCAGGAGACTGTGTATTGGCTTTCACAGCCCGGGATCCGCGACACCATCGTCGCGGCCGAACGCGAATACGCAGAGGGCTCGACAGTCGACGGCGATGCGCTGCGTGACGAGTTCGGCCTTCCGCCACGGTGACCACAAAGGACCGCCCGTACCACGTCGACGTAGCCGGGTCCGCACGCCGTGACTTGCGGCGCCCCTCAGGCAAGATCGCCATGGCGATCATCGAGTTCATCACCGGCCCGCTTGCTGAGAACCCACAGCGGCTCAGCAAGGTCCTGCGGGGCGAACTGGCGGCTTACCGCAGCGCCCGCCGAGGCGATTACCGGGTGCTGTTTCGCATCGACGATGACAAGCACGCCATCGTCATCGTTGCGATCGATCACCGTGCCCAGATCTACCGCCCGCGCTGAAGCCGGCTGCGGATATTGCGGGGCCGGTGCGTTCCTTCGATCCGATCAAAAAGCGTTGATTACGAGCAGGATTCGCACGTGGAATCCATACAGCGAGCCATGGGCAATTCGTCACAGTGACGAAAGAGTGTCAGTTGGACCCCCTGGATGTAGCGAGGGGTATTCGCTGCCGGCGCGCGGGCAGGTAGTACTCCCGGGCGCGACAGGTTGAGTGGACGCATCGCCCATAACCCCGTGAGAACGCTTTCACCACAGTCGTGTGGAGATGCAGTCGCGCGGAGATGCGACGTCGAGTGCACGCTCCAGGTGCGGAAAAGCACCACAGAGGTACGTGAGGCGTGCACTCGGCGGCAAAAGAACCAGGCACTACAAAGTGCCGATAAGCCACATTATGTCAAGTTGGATGCCGGACCCTCCGCAATGGTCCTCCGGGCAAAACAGGACTACTACTTACTAGACCCATCGACTCTTCTGCGGCGAAGCCCTTCCCCGACTGGCCACCATCGGCTGAAGTTCCGTCAACTCACATACTCGACCCAGTGCAGCGTGGGTATACACCGCAGTGATTTCAACTGCGCGACCCCGATGACAACGGCGGCCTCGTCGAGCGGCGTTAGAACGCGTAGCGGAGAATTCGCGCCTTACGGGCCCCGGTCTTGGTCTGGCCCATCAGCTTCGTCGCGATACGTACCCAGCCGGGAAAGAGGTCGACCTCCGGCTGGTGCGCAAGACTGGCCTCCTCGACCAGCTTCATCCGCGGATTCCAAGTCTGTGGATGATGTGCATCCTTGAAGCCGGCGTAGCCCCACTGATTTCCGACATCCTTGAACATTTTCTGCGGAGCCAGCTTGATCGCGAGCCGACTGGCTAGGCCGATCCCGCCGTAGTCGTTGAACGCGAGTTCGCCGGAACGGAAGTACTCGGTGATGCGGCGGAAGATGTCCACGATCACCGGCTCGGTCAAAAAGGCGAAAAGTCCGTCGGCGACCAGCATGGTGGGCCGTTCGTTCGGGATCGCCTCGGCCCAGCGCTTGTCGGCCAGCGACACCGGCACCGAATGCGACTGCGGGTTGGCCGGTAGAACCTCGTCGCGCACCGCCATGATCCCCGGCAGGTCCACGTTGTACCAGTCCACCGACGAAGGAGGACCAATCCGGTAGAAGCGGCTGTCGAGCCCGGCCCCGAGATCGACTACTACCGCATTCGGGTGCCGCCCGACGAAGCCGCGTACCCGGTCATCGAGCAACTTCGCGCGCAGCGCGGTCTGGCAAACGACGCTGGTCTGCACGCCGAGACCCGCAAAGTCGTAGTCGATCTTGCCCACCACGTCGCTCGCGAGCGTGTCGCCGAGGATCGGTTGGCGCCAGCGACTGTCGAGTGCTCTGGCGTAGACAGTGAGAAGCGCGGTCTGTTCGACTGGACTCAGTTCGGTGGCGGCATTTCTCATGACCGCGAACATACACCTCTTCTCAGGGTGAACGGATCGCCGAAACCGTTCAGCCCGTCGTGATTACGCGCCTAAGCGGTGATTACGTACTGGCCGTGCTCGCTGTGAGCGACATCGAGGCCGGCAGGTCCTGGTACACAAATCTGTTCGGCCGCGAACCTGACAACAATCCGATGTCGAATCTGATCGAATGGCAGGTCACCAACGGCGCCTGGGTGCAGGTTACCGAGGATCGCCAGCTTGCCGGCAACGGGATGCTCAACCTAGCCGTGTCGGACATCGAGGAAGGCGCTCGGGAACTCCGCGAGATCGGTTTGGACCCAGGCGAAATCATCGAAGCGAATCAGGGCTACGACTGTGGCCAATCACCGATACGGATAACAACCAGTTTCAGCTCGTCGGCAACTTTCGAGTGAAATACTGACGAACTGATCGGCTAACTCAAACAAACGATCGACTATCGGGCTGTTGCCGGAAATACGGGCAGGATCCACCCGGTCGAGCCGGCCGAAACGTCCTCACCTGCCACCTACAACCGAAGGAATACGACCAGGTCGAATATGGCGGGTTACCGATAAATTCGGGTGCCCCGGAGGCGGTGCGCTGCAGGGCGTCGCTGCGGTACGGGTTTGTAGAGGTGATGCCCAGCTAATTACCTCTTGCCCACTAAAGCCTCAGTGCCCCCTCGGCCAGTTCGTCGAAACGCTCTATAACCTCGTCGTTTTCGGCGTCGATGCCGCGCAGCGGTCCGCGGTCGGCCAGGTACCGCTGCGCGTACAACCGCGCCACCAGCGCCTTGCGGTCCCCGCGCCCAGAATCGCGCTCCCAGGCGGCCTGCTCGATGAGCAACGCACCGGCGTACACGTCGCCCATGAACTGGGCGAGCGGGAACAGCCGCGCCTCCGCCACCGCGCCGTCCAGTTTCGTCCACGCGGTAATTGCTGCGTCGAGATCTTCGATGCGCTGCGACACCAAACGTGTTGTGACTCCATCACTCGAGTCGTCTGATACTGACACCGCGTCGTGTAGCCGCTGCAGCAGTGGCTCGTGTGCATTGGCCTTCTCGATCCCCCGCTTCACGTCCAGACAGAGGATGTTGTCGGGGCCCTCCCAGATGGTGTTCACCTGTGCGTCGCGCAGCAGCCGGGCCACCGGCCAGGACTCGATATAGCCGTTGCCACCGTGGATTTCGATCGCGTCGGATGCCATGGTTATGCCCAGCCGGCAGGCTTTGAGCTTCGTAACGGGAACCGCGATGCGCTGGCGCACCCGGCGCGGCTGCCGGTGGTTGGCGAACCCCATGCCGTCGAAAACCAGCGCCTGGGCGGCTTCGACGTCGACGATCATCTCGGCCAGCTTTCGGCGCATCAACGGCTTGTCAATCAGCTTGTCGCCGAACGCCTGCCGACTTCGGGTATAGCACAGCGACTCGACCAGTGCCCGCCGCGCATTGCCCAAAGCAAACTGCGCGATACCCAGTCGCGCTGCGTTCGTCAGCTCCATCATGCGGCCCAGACCTTTGCCGTCGGCCGCGCCCGCATCGGCGGTGGGCTCGCCGGAAAGCAGGAACGCCTCGGCGTCAACAAATTCCACCTCGCCGGAAGCAACCGAGCGAGTGCCGAGCTTGTCCTTCAGCCGGCGGATCCGCACGCCATTGCGGGAACCGTCG
This window harbors:
- a CDS encoding VOC family protein; this encodes MSDIEAGRSWYTNLFGREPDNNPMSNLIEWQVTNGAWVQVTEDRQLAGNGMLNLAVSDIEEGARELREIGLDPGEIIEANQGYDCGQSPIRITTSFSSSATFE
- a CDS encoding class I SAM-dependent methyltransferase, whose product is MRNAATELSPVEQTALLTVYARALDSRWRQPILGDTLASDVVGKIDYDFAGLGVQTSVVCQTALRAKLLDDRVRGFVGRHPNAVVVDLGAGLDSRFYRIGPPSSVDWYNVDLPGIMAVRDEVLPANPQSHSVPVSLADKRWAEAIPNERPTMLVADGLFAFLTEPVIVDIFRRITEYFRSGELAFNDYGGIGLASRLAIKLAPQKMFKDVGNQWGYAGFKDAHHPQTWNPRMKLVEEASLAHQPEVDLFPGWVRIATKLMGQTKTGARKARILRYAF
- a CDS encoding FAD-binding oxidoreductase, translating into MTGQRSWWGWGTSAEALSPAEAAELVSRTKAMLPDHDFTDHAPPQPSALGIAPSRIRPPAALSDLCSTDPVDRLSHARGKAFRDVVRNLLGQIEHIPDIVARPRTERDVVDVLDWCSATATPVIPYGGGSSVVGGVEPRFDGPAVSLDLCHLNQVLDIDATSRAARIQAGIYGPALESQLRPHGLTLRHYPQSFAYSTLGGWLATRAGGHFATLYTHIDDLTESMRVVTPVGVNESRRMPGSGAGPSPDRMFLGSEGILGVITEAWMRLQRRPVWQVSASIAFDDYHRAVGATRAIAQAGLYPSNCRLLDAAEAFINAGVTVGGGLLLVAFESADHPVDSWLDRAVQLAADHGGTVSSRRSRDAATEHSAADGSREAAATWRSSFLRMPYQRDALARRSMIVETFETACTWDHFEALHRAVTEAARTAIAKVCGAGVVTCRFTHVYPDGPAPYYGIYAGGRWGGTVTQWDEIKAAVSEAIIANDGTITHHHAVGRNHRVWYDRQRPEPFAAALTAAKSIVDPAGVLNPGAVLPSPPRHP
- a CDS encoding ArsR/SmtB family transcription factor, with the protein product MPNQSASDRIGRVFQALADPTRRAIVERLVRRPASVKALAEPLTMSLPAVMQHLQVLEAAGVIVTEKVGRVRSCRIEPKALREAEQWLGRQRTERERQLDQLDDYLKGN
- a CDS encoding SRPBCC family protein, which gives rise to MEITHSTFTLERRYPASVERVFQAWADPKARRRWMAQGAEHSQDFVVGGLETVKGFDGEGRALTYEARYAEIVLNERILTTSTLHTEDRLSTVSVTSVEFRAEDANTWVVLTEHGVYLPGQEQPEWREHGTAQQLDTLAAEFAAVADSKEH
- a CDS encoding type II toxin-antitoxin system RelE family toxin, translated to MTTKDRPYHVDVAGSARRDLRRPSGKIAMAIIEFITGPLAENPQRLSKVLRGELAAYRSARRGDYRVLFRIDDDKHAIVIVAIDHRAQIYRPR
- a CDS encoding helix-turn-helix domain-containing protein, whose product is MTRLRALTEAGLLHPNPDGVLAPLFTGESGFFLASDKVQVKYEMLRARLVDGLPVSEVAAAHGYSRAAFYLVAAAFDQSGMAGLVDERRGRRGPIKLRPEIVEFIRADAGSGAQIAEQVADRFGVRLHRRTIERVRDR
- the istB gene encoding IS21-like element helper ATPase IstB yields the protein MGTTKTTTAAGRDVAGELAYLTRALKAPTLRDSIARLAERARAENWTHEEYLAACLQREVSARESHGGEGRIRAARFPARKSLEEFDFDHARGLKRDAIAHLGTLDFVAARDNVVFLGPPGTGKTHLAIGLAMRACQAGHRVLFATAAEWVARLAEAHHAGRIHAELTRLGRYPLLVIDEVGYIPFEPEAANLFFQLVSARYERASLIVTSNKAFGRWGEVFGDDVVAAAMIDRLVHHAEVIFTNGTQTVLG
- the istA gene encoding IS21 family transposase: MLSVEDWAEIRRLRRAEGLPIKVIARVLGVSKNTVKSALASDVPPKYERPPRGSIVDEAVPRIRELLQAYPRMPATVIAERIGWTRSIRVLSARVAELRPVYLPPDPASRTAYAAGEIAQCDLWFPPVEIAVGFGQTRTATRLPVLTMISAYSRWLMAILLPTRRAEDLFAGWWELISRLGAVPRALVWDGEGAIGRWRAGRVELTKECQAFRGVLATKVIVCKPADPEAKGLIERAHDYLERSFLPGRTFASPADFNTQMTDWLAVVNTRTRRALGCAPTDRIEADRAAMLGLPPVAPATGWCSSLRLPRDHYIRLDGNDYSVHPAAVGRRVLVRADLQRVHVVCDGQPVAEHARIWATHQTISDPVHVEAAKVLRRRRIQTPTPPLESEVPVRELSSYDTAFGVDLDGGAA
- a CDS encoding VOC family protein — protein: MAHVEFVLAVVAVSHIDAGRAWYTTLFGREPDNNPMPNLVEWQVTDGGWVQVTEDPARAGNGMLNLALSDFEEGVRELREMGLGTGEIIDANKGVRLFPITDPDNNMIQLVGNFRVKY
- a CDS encoding type II toxin-antitoxin system Phd/YefM family antitoxin, producing MRSIPLGEAKDKLSALVDDAEATHDIITITKHGRPAAVLMSADDLESLQETVYWLSQPGIRDTIVAAEREYAEGSTVDGDALRDEFGLPPR